From the genome of Kiritimatiellia bacterium:
GCGGCCTGTTGGAAAGGCGAGGGAAAGAAAGCGCTGGCGGCGTGGGAAAGGTGATGCTCGGGAAAATAAAGCGGCTCCTTTACCGGGATTTTTAAATTATCCATCTCGGATTCAATTTTCAGCGGAATCCAGAGTTTTTGTTTCAACCAGAGCGGCAATGCCATCATGAACGACCGCAGGCCGCGGGGCGCCACGCTGAAATAAGTTTCCATGATGCGGGCGAATTTGAGGATCGGCTTGTCATAAAAAGCGACTGCGTCCAATCCTTCCTTGCCGATTTTGCCCTCGGCCAGACAATAACGGATGGCGTTCAGCGGAAAGCCGGCGTCATGTTTCTTGCGGGTGAAACGCTCTTCCTGCGCCGCGGCGATAATTTTTCCGTCCCTGACCAGGGCCGCGGCCGAATCGTGATAATACGCGCTGATGCCGAGAATATTCATCAATATTGTCTGGTGTATGAGGCGGCCTGTTCCGGTTTGTGGGCGATCCAGTAGGATTCAAGCGCGGCATCTTTCCGCCGCCGCATGGGGTCCCGTCCGGCCAGGAGCAGAATCAACCGGCCGGGAATCATGCCCATGCAGAAAAAAAGCGTCATCAAAATCCAAGTCAGGCCGGTTCCAACCCAGCGCGCCAGGAGTTGGCCGAAGCGTTCAAACGCTTTGAACGCGGCGGGAATAAACAATCCGCTGATTAACACCGCCAGGCCGAGGACGCACAGGAAAAGGCCGAACCAGATGTGTTTCAGCACCAGAATCATCAAGGCGGCAACCGCGCCGATCAGCGCGCTTTGGGCCAAAGCGCGCTTTTTTTGCGACAAATGGCGGCCGGCGGGCGCGGCCGCCGCCGGCCGGGGCCATGCTGTTTCAGGGACGGATTTATTCTGATTCATGCAAGAGACTCTGTAAAACTCTGAAATAACCCGAATAGTTCCGGAAAGAATACATGGAATTTCCGTTCTGCAAAGCAGAAAATTACCGATTTGCCGCCCAAAATTCTTGACGGGCGGTGATCTTTGGATATATTGGCTGGCGTGACCTGGCGGGAAGACCGGGTTAACCTTGCGTGGTAACTATAAGCCATTTTCAGAAACAATTTTACTGCGAACAGCTAAATGGATACTGTGTTTCTTCCCGCTTTTATTCAATTGCCGGATGGTGTAACGGTAGCACAGCAGACTCTGAATCTGTTTGTCTAGGTTCAAATCCTAGTCCGGCAGCCATTGTGTTTTCAATGGTTTGCTTCACTTTTCTGCTTCCAGAATAACCGGGCAAACCGGTTTTTTCTACACGTTATTTCTACATTTTTTTCTTGCAATCTTCGTTCTGTGTCGCCGCCGGTTGAAAACGGATTAAAATGGCAGGAATGAAAACGGACTGAAAAAGCTTATTCAGTTTCGATCCTGTCTTTCATGCGATAGCTTTTACCTTCAATGACGACCGGTTCGCCATGATGGAGGACACGGTCAAGGATGGCGGAGGTGAGTGTTGTATCATTATTGAAGATGGTGGCCCATTGTTTGAAAGGTTTATTGGACGTGATGCAGATGGCGCCGCGCTCGTAGCGTTCACTAATGATTTGGAAGAGCAGATCGGCTCCGGCTTTATCGATGGGCATGTAGCCAAGCTTATCTATGGTGAGGAGTTGTGGTTTGAGGAAGGCTTTGATTTCGTTTTTGAGCCGATGGGTGCGTTGGGCGGCCAGGAGGGTAAAGGCAGAAATTGATGCTGCGCGGCCGGCTGCTGTGTTTGAAGCGGCCATCCGTCAGGTTGTTTTCAAGCGCTATTTAACGTTCCTTTTGGCATTTCAAATCCCGAATGGCTGGTTATCCTTGTTTTTGATGAATCAATATCGAGAACGCTCGTGGATTAAGGATTTGACACTGTCTGAATTGTTTCAGGACGAGTAGATCATTGTCTCCAGTAACCAGGCACTCTGCTTGCCCAGCTACTGTTAAGCCAAGAACATGAACGTCGTTGGGATCACGGCAGACATGGGGAGAAATTGACTCCGAAACGAATATTGTACCGTTTTCCCGAAGGAGATGTTCAATCTGCTCAATGGTATGTATGGGAAGTTTTACCTTTTTCTGGAGGTTCTTTCTGATCTCATCTAGAAGTGGTTCACTCAACAATATATCATGGCGATCCAGACACAATTCCAGCACCGACTCGCATAGCCCTCGGGCGGCAAATGCCGCTACGATGACATTCGCGTCAAGCACAATTCTCATGAAATGGCCTTGAAAACGTCATCGTCCGTAATAAAGCCTTGTGCCTCAGCGAAAGGCAGCACCTTCTTGCGTAGAGTACGGAATTTTTCAATAGCTACGTAGCGGCGAATAGATTCCCTCACAAGATCGCTGACGGGTTTACGCTGCTCCTGACTGATGTTCCGCAACTTGGAACGAAGATCATTCGGTATTCTGACCGTTAATGTATTCATAGTGTGTTACAATGTAGCGCCACGCCCGGCTTTTGTCAACTTCTTTTTCATGACATTTTCCAGGATTGTCGCATTTCTTTTGATATCATGAACTGCGATGAGAACTGCGCTGAAACCCAGCGCGATAATCCATCCCACGACGATGAGCATCCGTCTCTTTGGCCTTCGTTCTCCGGAATCAATAATTGCTTCCCATCTCCCGCCCCAACGGTCGCAAATCTCGGGCGGCGAAGCCGTACCGAGCATTTGCTGGTTCGACAGTGTTTTCAGTTCATCGGGATGATGTCAGCGTATGCAAATCCACCCCGTTCCACGGTCTCGCCCACCCTGACTGGAATGGCTTTGCGGAACATCGGCCCCGCGACAACGACCGTATGAATCTCTCCGTTTTCCCCGCAGGGGTCGGTTCCCGCCGGGAATTCCGCCAGCAATTCCCGCGACAATTTCCGCCCCGCGTAACGAGCGGGTAGTTTCTTGAGGTCAACACTGCTCAAGTACGCTTCCATGCCTCCGGCAAGCATCTGTTCGGCGAGTTCGTCCGTGGGGATTTTCCACAACGGAAAGACTGGTTCAATCCCAGTTCCCGTCAATTGGCTCTCGCGATACCTGCGGATGTCCTCAAGAAACAAGTCCCCGAACGCAATCCGTTCAATCCCCTTCGCCGCGCATTGGGTGACGAACTCCCGCATGATGGCATCGGAATGATCGTTTGTGCAGGGATCAGGGAAGTTGATGAGTTGGATTGGCAGGCTGGCCGCCTCTGCCTGCTGATGCAACAGTTTCGGTCGGGTTGCATGCATGCAAACGCGGCCGTATTTCTGGTTCATGACAGTGAACAGCCCCAGGAGGTTTGTCGCAGGGTCTTGCCGCAGTAGATGGAGCGCCCATGCGCTGTCCTTCCCGCTACTCCAACTCAGTAGTGTTTTTTTTTTCATCCAATTGAAAATCTTAGTCCGGCAGTCATTTTTCAACGTTTTTTTTCCTCTGCAAACCGCGTTTTGCAGGCGGCAATGCGCATATACGCCGCCGCATACCGCCGGCCGAATTCGCGCTGGGATGCGGAGTCAAAATGAATTTTATCGGGTTTATACCTGAGCCCGGCCGATGATGCCAGGCCGGTCAACCTGACTTTTCGGGTGATCTTCCGCAGGGATTTGTTGATTATCTTTCTGAAACGATTCGTTCCGGGATCGGCGCTGGGCCCGAGTTCTCCGCAGATAAAAGGCGCTCCGGGGGCGCGCAAATCCATGCGGAAACGCCTTATCAGCCGGGTTAATTCTTTTTCATAAATTTCCGCCCGGCCGGGAGCGCAGTCGCCCTCGCCCTGATGCCAGAGAATGCCCTTCAAAACGCCAGACTTCATAGCCCGCCGTGTTCGTCTGACAGCATCGTCATAGGGTCGGCTGTTGGTTTGCGTCCACTTTTTCCGCGGCCGCCAGACCGAAATCGGCGAACCGCCCGCGGCGCAGGGGATTAACCCGATCACGATATTCCGGCACTTATCGGCCAGGGCAAGACCGAATGTCCGGCCCGGGCCCACCCCGGGGGCGGGCTTGTCAAAATGAATGGGATCAACCGCTGGCGCCCACCTGTTGTCTCTGGTGAAAGTCAGGACTCTGGGATGTGTTTTTTTATCGCAGGCGGCCGGCACGCCCCGGCCGGCCATGTTTGACTGGCCGGCCAGCAGAAAAAGGTGGAATTCATAACCCTCCGGCATCCCGGCGGGAGTTGATTTCCCGGGAGCGGCGACCAGCCGGCGGATACGTTCAATCACGGCGCGCGTGGCCGATTGGGGGGTGGATGCGCCCGCGGTAATGCCGATGGTTTTTGCATTTTGAAGCCACGTCGGACTGATCTGATCGGCCGATTCAACGCGGTGAGCGCGCGGGTTGAGCGCGCGGGAAATTTCAAATAGCCGCCGGGTATTGGCCGAAAGGCGCGAGCCGATGACGATGACAACGTCATTAAGCCGTGCCAGATTCTTCGTTTCGGCCTGCTTCATCCTGGTCGGCCTGCAAATTGTGTTGAAAAACTTCAATTCCCTGATTTTTCCTTTTAACGCGTCCACAACCGGCAGGACATGGTCCATATTCTGGGTTGATTGAACCACGACGGCCGCCTTTTTGATTTTTTTTATTTGCGGCCAGGGAATGTTTCCGATGCCGTCAATAATCATGGTTTTCCGGGAAATCTGGCCGGCAATGCCCAGGACTTCCTCATGGTAACGATCGCCCAGCACGATGACCCGGTATCCCCGCCGGTCCATTTCGCGGACTTTTTTCTGGATGAGATGAACCATCGGGCAGGTGGCGTCAACAATTTCATATCCCTGTTTGCGGGCCCGGCTCATCAACCGCCGCCCGGCGCCGTGGGCGCGGATCAGCAAAATTTTCCCGCGGCCGCGGCCCAGCCGGGAGATTTTTTTAATGCCGGTTTTTTCAAGCCGCGCAATCACGTCCTGGTTATGAACCAGGTCGCCCAGCATGTGGATTGTTTTGCCGCTCCGGCCCAGCTCCAGCGCCGTGCGGATCGCGCGCCGGACGCCGAAACAGAATCCGGCCGTTCCGGCCAGATGAATAACGCATTTTTTACGCATGGTTTGTCTTGTCCTCGTTTTTTTCACCGTTCATGGTTTGATCTGACGGGCGCGCTTGACGGCGTTCAAATAGGCTATTATTCCCTCGGCAATGCCGCGGGACACTTTGTCGCGGTGGCCTGCCTTTTCAAACTTGGCCGCCTCGCTGCGGTTGGAGAGAAAACCGCACTCCAGGAGGGCGGCCGGGCACGCGATGTTTTTAAGAACGACAAAGCGCGCC
Proteins encoded in this window:
- a CDS encoding ATP-binding protein, whose amino-acid sequence is MAASNTAAGRAASISAFTLLAAQRTHRLKNEIKAFLKPQLLTIDKLGYMPIDKAGADLLFQIISERYERGAICITSNKPFKQWATIFNNDTTLTSAILDRVLHHGEPVVIEGKSYRMKDRIETE
- a CDS encoding putative toxin-antitoxin system toxin component, PIN family; amino-acid sequence: MRIVLDANVIVAAFAARGLCESVLELCLDRHDILLSEPLLDEIRKNLQKKVKLPIHTIEQIEHLLRENGTIFVSESISPHVCRDPNDVHVLGLTVAGQAECLVTGDNDLLVLKQFRQCQILNPRAFSILIHQKQG
- a CDS encoding CopG family transcriptional regulator, translating into MNTLTVRIPNDLRSKLRNISQEQRKPVSDLVRESIRRYVAIEKFRTLRKKVLPFAEAQGFITDDDVFKAIS
- a CDS encoding ATP-binding protein is translated as MKKKTLLSWSSGKDSAWALHLLRQDPATNLLGLFTVMNQKYGRVCMHATRPKLLHQQAEAASLPIQLINFPDPCTNDHSDAIMREFVTQCAAKGIERIAFGDLFLEDIRRYRESQLTGTGIEPVFPLWKIPTDELAEQMLAGGMEAYLSSVDLKKLPARYAGRKLSRELLAEFPAGTDPCGENGEIHTVVVAGPMFRKAIPVRVGETVERGGFAYADIIPMN
- the ispH gene encoding 4-hydroxy-3-methylbut-2-enyl diphosphate reductase, with product MRKKCVIHLAGTAGFCFGVRRAIRTALELGRSGKTIHMLGDLVHNQDVIARLEKTGIKKISRLGRGRGKILLIRAHGAGRRLMSRARKQGYEIVDATCPMVHLIQKKVREMDRRGYRVIVLGDRYHEEVLGIAGQISRKTMIIDGIGNIPWPQIKKIKKAAVVVQSTQNMDHVLPVVDALKGKIRELKFFNTICRPTRMKQAETKNLARLNDVVIVIGSRLSANTRRLFEISRALNPRAHRVESADQISPTWLQNAKTIGITAGASTPQSATRAVIERIRRLVAAPGKSTPAGMPEGYEFHLFLLAGQSNMAGRGVPAACDKKTHPRVLTFTRDNRWAPAVDPIHFDKPAPGVGPGRTFGLALADKCRNIVIGLIPCAAGGSPISVWRPRKKWTQTNSRPYDDAVRRTRRAMKSGVLKGILWHQGEGDCAPGRAEIYEKELTRLIRRFRMDLRAPGAPFICGELGPSADPGTNRFRKIINKSLRKITRKVRLTGLASSAGLRYKPDKIHFDSASQREFGRRYAAAYMRIAACKTRFAEEKKR